GGCCGAGCACCGGCCGAGCTGCCTATATAAGCGCCGCCTGGGCTCAGCCCCGCAAACTGGCGCGCAGCGCGACGACTCCTCCTCCGACGGGGCCGCCAAACGGAGCGCCCGCCCGCCCCCAGCCGGCCCGCCCCCCGCCCAGCCCAGACGCTCCCAGGGCAGCCGCGCAAGTTGGACGGCGCGCCCGCGGAAGCCCGCTGCAGATCCGCGCCCGCTCTCGCCGCCTCCTGCGCCCCGTCTCCGGCTCTCCGGGTTGCAGCGCCGCGGCGGGCGAAGATCCGAGCGGGTCGCCTCCGCCAAGGGACCCCGAATTGCCCCGCGCTTCCCTCCGCCCGGTCATCCAAGCGGGAAGGGGCGCTCGCCTCTCCGTCCCAGCGCCCCGCTCTCCAATAATCCGTGCAGCGCCTCGCTCGCCTCCCCGTCTGGGTCCCGGAGTCGAATTCGGCCGGCCGCCTTCAATCCCTCCCGCTCGGCGCTTCCGACGGCTGCTGCTCCATCCCCGGCGCCCGAAGATGCTGCTGGCAGGTTTCGAACTGCTCTCCGCGCTGGCCACGGCCGCCGCCTGCCTGGCCTCGCTGACGCTCCTGCTGGCCGTCTCGCAGCAGCTGTGGCAGCTCCGCTGGGCCGCCACGCGCGACAAGAGCTGCAAGCTGCCCATCCCCAAGGGCACCATGGGCTTCCCGCTGGTGGGCGAGACCTTCCACTGGCTGCTCCAGGTAAGCGCCGCCGGGGAAGCCCCGGGCTGGGGGTCCGCGCggcggggaggggagggcaggCGCGACGGCGGCAGGCTGGCCGAGAGCCGGGCGCTCCTGGCGGGGGAAGGAGGCGGCGGCAGTCCCGGGTTACGCCCGGCCTCGAACCGCTTTGCAAGACTGGAAGCCGCCGCGGCTCCCGCGCCTTTCCTCGGCGTCTCCTGCCGGTGGGAGAGGCGCCGTGCGGAGCGAGGGAAGTGGGGAGGCTGGCCCCTTTCTAGGCTCCATCTAATAGGAGCTCGCGCGCAACCGTGCGACGGTTCGCCTCTTAGCCCTCGCCTGCGCTTTCGccgtcccttcccttccccttccctcccctcccgggCAAAGCGCAGCGCGGGATTCCCTCTCGGCTGCAGAGCCAGACCAGCGCTCCTGCCGCCCCCCCTCCACTCGGGGTTCAGCCCCACGCAGTTTGCGCCATAGCCACAGCCGCGAGCCTCCGTGTTCGGCGGGATGTCCTCGCGGCTTTCTTCCCTCCCCGCTCCGTCGCTCCTCTGCCGGGACCGCTATTTCCACCCCCTCCCCGCAACACACCCACCTACCCATCCCCGCGGGGCTCAGGCGAAGGGCTCGACTTCCTCCGGGTACCCCCGCCGCTCCGCTAGGAAGCCGAAGGAAAGCGCGAAGGCGATTCTACGGGGCGCCGGAGAGGTTATCCTTTCCTCCTCTGCAGCCCCCTCCTCACCAGTGAATTCTCTCTCCAAGAGAGCCAAGGACCCCCCTCCCAAGTCTGGAGGACCCCCCAGCATCTAAAGAGTTAAGCGCCGTCCCTCCATGGgactcttttaaaaagaaaatgtgtcCGATTTTTCACAAGGGGCGCCGAGCAAGGAGggactttctctttttcctccaggctCCATccaggcatttaaaaaaaaaagtctaggtctaaaaataaatttaaggggaaaaaagtatAAATCGGAGTCCGCCGAAACCTCCCCACATAAAGGTGCCCTTTGTACGAGGATGGAAACATGGCACAAATAACTCTTTATTAATGCCCCTAAAAGCGCTTTTAATTATATTTACGCAGATCAAGACACCGGGTCACCTGAAGGGCTGAACTTCACAACTGggcttttgttttggttttttttaaagccccctCCCACCGATCCCAACCCCTGCTCGACCCCGACTCTCCGCCTCGGCTGAGACCCCGTGCCGGGAAAGCGGGGCGCCTCTTTGGCTGTCGAGGCGCGCGGAGCCTCCGCGGCGTTTCTCTTCCCAAAGGCGCGCGGGGGGGGGGATACCCTCCTCTTTCCAGCTcggaaaatggggagggggaccCCGCGGGAGGTCCAGGTGGCCCCGTCTCCTTCCCTCCCCGCCAGCGTCTGGGAAAGCGATCAGGTCTCGTCCCACGCTGAGCCGGGGATCCTTGGAGGGGGTTCACCCGGTTACTCGCCCTCCGTGGGAAGGACGAGTCGAGGGCGCTAAGGGGAGGCGGAGGAGGCTGGTTCACACACACCCCGGTCGTAATCTAAGAACTTGTATCCTTCCCACGGCTCCACGGGTGGGGTCTCTGGAGCCCGCCCTCCTTTGAGGGGATCCCGACTCTTTAGTTTGGGGGGCCGCGGTCTCCTCCCCTTCACCTGGCCATCTCTGGGCGCGAGAGGCGTTTTGTCGTCTCCCCCAATCCTTTCAGCGTCAGGGAACTTGCGAGGCGCCCATTAGGGAGGCTTCAGTTGGGGTGGTATAGATGGCCTTAGGGGGTCCCCTTTGCTCTAGCGTGCCGCCCTAGGCGCGAAGGAATGAGAAGACTCCGGCGCAGCAAAGCAGAAAGATTGCCCCCACCCCGccgtggggtgggggtgtctgTAAAAAGGGGCGCCCACTATTTGCATCCCTGATTTTGCCTGCGCTCCGACGACCCCAGACCAACCGCTGGCGATTTGCACGGGGAGGCTGAAGCCCACCCGGGCAGCGGAGGAAGCCCCCCACTTCCCCGCCGAGGGGAATCCGCCGCCCCCAGGCATCACGAGTTGCGCGAATTCCCAGTGGCACAACCCGGGGTGTGTTTGTGAGCCTTGGGCATCCGAGACTAAGTAACCAGAAGCGCTTTTGGGCAGGAGTTGAACTCGGCTCTCGGATTCCCCCCTGCGCTGGCGGCTCCTTTGCCCCGTTTGAAGGCTCGACCGCATCCACATAATTCGCTAGTAATAGCCGCTTTGAGTCCGTttcggaatgagcggcatataaattcaataaataaagaaCCTCTTTGGAGTCTCCAAAGTCTTTGCGTGAATGTGCGCGCAAGCGACCCTCCGACTCCCAGAGGCTGCCCGGCTTCCTTGGATCACGGCTGGCGCTTTTTGCGCCTTCTTCGGCTTCCCGGCAGCGTCGGCAGcgtgtggggagggtggggggctaAGACGGACCGAGACGCCCCCTCCTAGCAGAAGGAACCAAAGCCTCGGTTAAGGAAGGCGAAAGTCCCGCAGGGCGTTTCCCTCCCCACCCTCTTTGGCCCAAGaaatcccacccacccaaaatcaCCAGCAGAAACCCCGTTTTTCACGCGCCGGACTTCACTCCCGTGGTCAGGCGTTCCCCTTGCCTTTCCCGCACGGTTGAACATAGAaaattaacggcagaaaaagaccatctaACCTTTAAAAGGTCCATTTAACCATTTCCATATCCCTATCGACGCGTGTGCGTGTGAACAGAAGGAAGCGGGCAAAAGATACGGGCCGAGCAGGCAAGGAggggttgggagggggggggcaggagcCGGCCATTCCGAAGCTCTCCGTCCACCTTCAGCAGCCTCACCCGGCGCGTAAAAAGGCGGAGCGGCGACAGCCGGAGCTCTGCTGGCGACCCCGGACTCGGCGCCCACTTGCCCGCCTCGAGACTCCGTCGCCCGGCCGCGGGGGAGCTTCCAGGCTGAGCTGAGCCCTCCTTCCCCTTGCAGGGCCCCGGCTTCCAGTCCTCGCGGCGGGAGAGGTACGGCAACGTCTTCAAGACTCACCTGCTGGGCCGGCCGCTGATCCGCGTGACGGGCGCCGAGAACGTGCGCAAGATCCTGATGGGCGAGCACAGCCTGGTCAGCACCGAGTGGCCGCGCAGCACCCGCCTCCTCCTGGGGCCCAACACCGTGGCCAACTCCATCGGCGACGTCCACCGCCACAAGCGGAAGGTGAGCGCTGCTTTGCGCGCGGGGCTCGGGGCATCTCTGGAGCGGCTCTCCGAGGAATTGAAAGCGGCTGGGCCTCTGCGAGGGGGCGGCGCAGGGGGCTGCCTCGGCCGGAGAGCACTTAGCACCGCTCCGGGAACGGGCCGAGGAGGATGGGCTTTGGGGCCCCACGCACAGGTGGGCTGCTGAGGTGGACCGCTGACGCGTGCTCGCCCTCGTGGCTCTGAGTGccggcggagtccagcgcaatgctgctactgcacctgggcagggagcgaaattgCGCGTGGACACGGTGGGCGCTCCCTATCCAGGTGCCgtggcagaattgcgctggactccgccggcactcagagccacagggtcGAGCACGCGTCACcggtccaccttagcagcccacctctggtcccGGGCCTCGGGGGGTGAGCCGGGCGTCTCTCGAGGGCTCCTtggggagggcaaaggggtggcCTTCCCCAGCGCCGTCGGCCTTTCCCTCCGGGGATACGGGGcgcggtgtgtttgtgtgtggctcGCGGCCGGCCGGGCGTCTGGTTCGCCTCGACCTCCCCGGCGGCGGCACGTGCCGAGGCTGAACTCTAGtaacccctgggggggggggcaggcggcGTGCGGAGATGCTCAAGGATCGGAGCGGGGCTCTCTTGCCGGCCCGCGGCTGGAGGAGCGGCTCCCGCCGGagagtatgtgtgtttgtgtatgcttGTGTTTGCCAGAGAGCTGTAAAGAGAGGGGTGGTCGCACCATTCCAGGGGGAAAGGGCTCCTGCATCTCTAGGGTGCTGAGCGGGGAGGGGTGGGGTTCTTCCttccagcattcacaacttctggaggcaacttctgttccaccgattaattgttctgactgtcaggaaattcctccttagttaaatgctgcttctctccttgtttagtttccacccattgcttcttgttcttccctcaagtgctttggagaatagcttgactccctcttctttggggccacccctgtgatactggaaggctgctctcctgtctcccctggtccttctcttcatcaaactagccaggcccaattcctgcaacggttcttcataggttttagcctccatccCCTCATCTTCTCAAACTGACCTGGGAGACATTTTGATGGGTGGTAGCTGGAAATTGAAAGGTGTCCTCTGGGACCTTTGGCCACTGACAGCTCGTTAAAAGGTGAAAACTtctgagaccccccccccccggagtctCTGTCTGAGCTGCTGTGATgggttggggtgtgtgtgtgcagaagaTGCTCCACGGAACACAACTCTAGCTCATCCTTGAATTACGACCATCAGGTtcagcgactgttcaaagttttGCCTTCGCTGCCTGAAGGCTCCTCAACACCTGGTCCTCACAGTTATAGCGGCTGcagcctccttagggtcccaggTAGCTGCACCTTTATAGCTGCTGGGGGTCTTCAACTCCCTTGCCTGTGCCCCCCCCAACCCCATTTCAGCCATGCTGGCCGCTCTGCCTGGTGACCCTCTTCAGTGGCATCCTGGGGGCAGCGGTGCCACTTTAGAAGTGCTGTGGCTGCCCCACCACCTATCTGGCGCCGCCAGGACTATCTAGGaggtgcagccctgcaggctccttcagctaacttctagctgtagttcagtggttcaaatcccaccaccgtctcaaggttgactcagcctcaaccccaattgttgggggcaagaggttgattctgtgaatcacttagagggggctggaaaagccATGTGAAGCAggagataagtctaaatgctatctttccttccttccttccttctctttcctcccttccttctcttcctccctccctccctccttctcttccttccatccttccttctccaaGAGCCAggctggtgcagtggttagagtgcagccctgcaggctccttcagctaacttctagctgtagttcagtggttcaaatcccaccaccagctccaggttgactcagccttctgtccttctgagggggggggtcaaatgaggacccagattgtggggggcaagaggctgattccgctcagagagggctggaaaagcacagtgaggcggtatataagtctacatgccATTGCTATAGGAGAGCCCTTATGTCAAGCCGCCGGAAGGCAAGAGATGGGGAGGAGACAGGTGGGTGGGGAGTTCGAGAGGAGGACGTCATTAACCTTTGGAAGAAAGGAGGCAGGGTCCTCACTTAATTACTAACTACGGGGACTGCAGGGTTTATTTgtttacagtatttatatttatgCGTCAAATTTGTCTGCTGCCTGTCTCGTCATGGGCCCTTTGCTAAAGTGAGGCAATCCTGCTTTgtgactgcttcactgagtgacgGAAGGCCTGATTGCCCCATTAATTGGGGGCGACTCCTCAAAACCTTCTGCAAGAACAGCCGGACCTCGACTTAGAACCACCTAAGATTTCTGTTGCTGAGCGAGACAGCAAGTGAATTGTGCTCCCGTTTTAAGACCCCTCCTAGCCTCAGTCGTTAGTCAgacggttgttaagagaatctggccCCTCCCCCCTTGACTTCGCTTGCCAGGTGGTCGCAAAAGGGCATCGCGTGACCCTGGGACGCCATCATAAATACGGGTCAGTCGCCGAGgggtctgaattctgatcacgggATTGTGGAGATACTGCAACCACACTAAGCGTGAAAAATGCCcccaaagtcactttttttcagtgttgtagcTTCAAATGTCCCCTAAGCAAATGGTTATTGTAGTATATTACTACCTGTAATTCAATTCCCCCCCTCATGTCACCTGAATCAGGTGTGTTGGCGGCTAATACACCCTGGAGGCCTTTATCCCACCTGGGGCTGATTTTGTGTCTGTCTAATGCTCTCTAATGCTGCCGGTCAGTTTGACGTCCCCTTTGACACCACACCTTGCATGGAGTCCGAATCCCCTGCAGGCAGCCAAACCGGAAAGGGCGAATGGCTTGGTCACTGGACGGGGGAAACCTGCTCTCTCCTCCCCCAGAAAAAAGCCCAGCGCCAGAGAGGATCCTCCGAGGCCTCCAGCCAATGCCCGGCACATCCGGCAGCCCAGACAGCAGCCGCGCAAGAATGCTCCTCTGGAGGGCAGGCGCAGAGCTGGGAAATATCCGGTGTTCATTCCAGGCTGCAGGCGAGTCGGAGCTGCCCTGCTGCCTCTCTACCTAGAATGACCTGGTAAAGACCCCCCCTTGCCCCCCCCGTGGGCAGTGGGTGCACCGTGACCCCCTGGCCGCTTTCCTTGAGAAGATCCGGAGGGTTTTTTTCCAAGGGAAGCAAAAGAGGTGAAGTTCatagttgtgagctgccctgagtcattTTTGGATtaggcggcctacaaatctaaataacttagtataagtaagtaagcaagcaaataagtaagtaagtaagtaagtaagtaagtaagtaagtaagtaagtaactaactaactaactaactaactaactaactaactaactaactaactaactaactaactaactatgtaattaagtaagtaagtaactaactaagaaagtaagaaagaaagtaactaagtaagtaactaactaactatgtaACTAAGTAACTCCCCCGGGACGAGGCTGCTTGTGCTGTAGTCCAACTGTCCAGCCCAATGATTTTCAAGGCAGCCTTCAGGGGACGCAGCTGGGGAGACCTTCATTTCCTCTCCCCCGCCCACCGAGAGGGAGGGTCGTGGCAGGGTCTCCCTGGCTTTTGGATGGCCGGCGGGGGAGGGTGCTGGGTGTAGGGATTTCTCTCGAGGAAGCCCGCCAGTGTCACACACTCCTTTCGTGTGGGGAGCTTGCAGCCTTGAGTCGGCCGACCGTGGGAAAAGAGCCCTCTGTACATGGGCAGAGGCGCTCTTCTTCCTTTCACGccgtcccaaaggggctttttgcAAGAGGTGGCAGCTGGACTGGCTGGTGTTTACTTGGAAGACGTGGCGCTTCTAATCCAAGAAACAAGATCCCgtccagagttgaagaagcttctgggatgagaagtgaaaagtcctcaaagaaaaaccaggatgtccagctgcctcttgtccagtggagggaaagaaaatgtataatactgtttggcaaggccacacttggaatcctgcattcagttttggtctccacaatgcgaaaaggatgttgagactctagagaaagtgcagagaagagccacaaagaggaccaggggactggagactaagaCATCACGAAGAACAGATGcaaaaactgggcatggctggtttaattaaaagaaggaccaggggggacaggaGAGtaatgttccagtatctcaggggttgccacaaagagggagtcaacccattctccaaagcacctgaaggtagaacaagaagcaatgggtggaaactaaacaaggagagacgcaacttagaactaaggaagaatttactaacagttggaacaattagccggtggaacagcttgcctccagaagttgtgaaggctccaacactgagTGTTaaaacagatgttggataaccatctgtctgaagtagtgtagggtttcctgcccaagcagggggttggactagaagacctccagggccccttcccactctgttgtgTTATAAAATCCCTTTGGGAGAACCAGGACTTGGAGGCTCCTGAGACTTTTTACACCGAGGTTGGAACTTGGAAGTCAAACTCTGGAAGAGGGGAACCCTCGTTGGCCCACCGTGCAAAGactccggtgtgtgtgtgtgtgtgtgtgtgtgcgcgcgcgcgcgcacccctTCTGCTCCCCAggacccccctccccttcttcttttgtttgAGGCCGCCCCCACCCGCAGAGCCCCGGGCCCCGTCTGCTGAAGCCGCCCCCGTTCGCGCTGGAGCCGGCAAACCCCCGGCGCTGTTATTTGACTAAACAAACCTTTTCGCAAAGAGGCGCCTCGTCTTGGAAAGGCAGCGAGGAGTCCAGGAAACCGGCATTTAGCCCCCACCTCctctgtgcgtgcgtgtgtgcgtgtaatTCCCACATTCACAgcttgaaaccccccccccccagcctccccGGGGAGCCCTTGCTCGCTTGCTGGCCGCTCTGCCTCCCCCTTCCAAGGCGTGCAGGGGGCCCCCCTCCGAATGCAGACCACCCCCCGCCGCAAGCCGGATGCCCCGCCTGACCTTGGCGCGTGCTCCCTGCCGCTGGagccggagggagggagggggaggctcCGTCCCGGCTCTGCACGTGGAAGTTAATGAAAAGTAAGCAAACACTCGTTTTCCGCCCGGCCcctggcaggaggggaggggggaggccggcAGGGGAGCAGACCATCCGCGGCTCCCTTGGCAGGAGGGATGCTACCACTATTGACAGGCACCAAATGCAGAAGGATCTCggcagacttgaacaatgggcgctgtCAAGCAAAATGAAAATCAGTGGGGGAAAAAACCAGgtcctacatttaggcaagaaaaacaaaatgggaaggtACAGTAcaggtggtacattgctcaaccaTAGTAAccgtgagagggaccttggagtcctagtggacacccattgaaataggagccagctgtgagcagcagctgcccaaaaagccaacacagttccaggctgcatcaacagagggacagaatcaagatcacaccaAGGGTTAAAACCACTttttaaggccacacttggaatcctgcatccagttttggtcaccatgactgtcacttgttgcttatatcctaagatattttattaatattgtttcttcattgcttatttgacccctatgaccatcattaagtgttgtatgacACGAATCTTGACAAatggatctttttcttttatgtaccctgagagcatctgcaccaagacaaatttctcgtgtgtccaatcacacttggccaataaagaattctattctattctatgatgcaaaaaggatgtttgagactctagaaaaagtgcagagaagagcaacaaagaggatgaggggactggaggctaaaacatacgaagaacggttgcaggaactgggtttatgtctagtttaatgtaaagaaggaccaggggagacatgagggcagccttccagtatctcaggggttgccccaaagaagagggaatcaagctattctccaaagcccctgagggtagaacaagaagcaacgggtggaaactaaacaaggagagaagcaacttagaaccaaggagacatttcctgacagtcagaacggttcatcagtagaacagcttgccaccagaagttgtgaaccctcCCTCGCGCacatgttggataactatctgtctgaagtggtgtggggTTTCCTTCTAGAATTGATGGTGTTTCCTATTTGGGCattgagtcttcgtagaggggcggcatacaaatctaataaagtattattattattattattattattattattattattattattattattgaaatatcTGGACATGCTCACAAGGAAGTTAAAAAGGCAAAGAAGGGTTCTGAGCACTATAAAATACGGGCTGAATCCATTGTTTAAAAGGAAGGAATGATAAATGGAATTAAACAATAGGGATTCCatttagtaatttatttattattaattggatttgtatgctgcccctctcacaatataaatacaaataaagaatacctatacagtactgtatttcttaTTTATATTGTGAACTATAACATGAACAAACAAAAGTATAATGTATCTATATCCCCGATAATAACCTCTGACAGAAATGAGGTTGCAAATGGTCCAAATATTTggtatatgtttgtttttatgcccattgtggggggcaagaggcaCCGTGAGGGGCCTATAAGTCTCAATGCTAAATACTATTAATTTCTTTTCAAAGTGTCCAGTATTGGcgcaaccacaacttctggaggcaagttgttccactggctcACATTTCTCGCTTTGCTCTGCTTTTCCTCGTGGGGTGGACGATGCTGCAGGAGTTTGGGATGGGGGGGAATGGAGTGAAGGTCAGGCcgaccccttccttccttccttccttccttccttccttccttccttccttccttccttccttccttcgtgacCCTGTGCTCCCCCGTCTGCCCTGCAGGTGTTCTCCAAATTATTCAGCCACGAAGCTCTGGAAAGTTACCTGCCCAAGATCCGGCAGGTGATCCAGGAGACCTTGCGAGCCTGGGGCCGGAACCCGGAGCCCATCAACGTCTACCACGAAGCCCAGAAGCTGACCTTCCACATGGCCATCCGCGTCCTTCTAGGCTTCCGAATCCCAGATGGGGAGCTGGGCCAGATGTTCGAAGTCTACCAGCAATTTGTGGAGAACGTCTTCTCCTTACCTGTGGACCTGCCCTTCAGCGGCTACCGTAAGGTGAGAAAGGGCTCGGTCAGGGCCGGCCAGAATCCCGGGTACCGTattgttcagagtataagacgcacctgaggttttggggagaaaaaaaggggaaagaatctgctcacCAGGTATTCGTCTGGCCagcctccttagtctggtcagtttcagccccttattttattccctggtcagggctttaaaaaaactttattccgagagcgtaacaatgaaagagcttgcgagccggtaagagctgggaatgtcTAGCCACTGCCCTCCTGGGGGCCCTGCTGGGGATTTTGGGACCCGGAGACCCATCCCAGGCGTGGGGCTTGGGCGTGAGCTGACCCTGTGGCCGTCCTTTCCGCAGGGGATCCGTGCGAGGGAGACCCTGCAGAGGGGCCTGGAGAAAGCCATCCGGGAGAAGCTGCAGAACCCGCAAGGCAAAGACTACCTGGACGCCCTGGACCTCCTGATCGAGAGCGGCAAGGAGCACGGCAAGGAGCTGACCATGCAGGAGCTGAAGGTAGCCAGATGTGGGGCCAGATGCGGCACTGCTCTCTGTGGCCACTGGGGGCGCTAGGCTCGCTCTTTCTGCTCAACGCTGGGCCAGGATTCAGAGAATGGAATGGACAAGAAACAGAACTGAagagaatagaaatatggaatggaatggaatacagaaaagagcagaatataatataatataatataatataatataatataatataatataatataatataatataatagaatagaatagaatagaatagaatagaaattagaaaggaacagaacagaactatggaatggaatggaattaaatagaacagagaacaaaacagaacagaacagaatagaaatatggaatggaatggaatacagaaaagagcagaatataatataatataatataatataatataatataatataatataatataatataatataatagaatagaatagaatagaatagaatagaaattagaaaggaacagaacagaactatgGAATGGAATTAAATAGAACAGAGAACAAaacaacagaatagagtagaacaaaatagagaatggaatagaatacagaatagaatagagtagaatagaatagaattatggaatggaatggaatacagaaaagagcagaatataatataatataatagaatagaatagaatagaatagaaattagaaaggaacagaacagaacagaatagagtagaacaaaatagagaatggaatagaatacagaatagaatagagtagaatagagtagaaatatggaatggaatggaatggaatggaatacagaaaagagcagaatataatataatagaatataatagaatagaatagaatagaaattagaaaggaacagaacagaacagaactatggaatggaatggaattaaatagaacagagaacaaaacagaacagaatagagtagaacaaaatagagaatagaatagaatacagaatagaatagagtagaatagaatagaattatggaatggaatggaaatagaatattggaatgaaggtAGAATAGGAGCTCACATGGCCTTTTTTCCGGCCTTAGGATGGCACCCTGGAGCTGATCTTCGCGGCCTACGCCACCACCGCCAGCGCCAGCACTTCCCTGGTCATGCAGCTGCTGAAGCACCCGGGGGTCCTGGAGAGGCTTCGGGAGGAGCTGAGGCACGGGGGCCTGCTGCACAACGGCTGCCTCTGCGAGGGGGCCCTCCAGCTGGAGACCGTCCACAGCCTCCAGTACCTGGACTGCGTCATCAAGGAGGTGCTCCGGCTCTTCACCCCCATTTCTGGAGGGTACCGGACGGTGCTGCAGACCTTCGAGCTGGACGTGAGTCGGGGGACCTCGCGTGGTGGAGCCCCCTCCCCTGGAGAGGCTCCGGGTCAGGGTTTCCCTGTCTTTGGCTGCCTGGAGAGGtgcggacttcgactcccagaattccccagcagcaaagaactctgggagtcgaagtccgcaCCTCTTAAAGGAGCCACGGGTGAGAAAGctctgtttgtttatctatttattggagtctgcagagaggggcggcatacaagtctcataaattatattattattattattattattattattattattattattattattattattattattattattattattattatatgcggCCCCCCTGAAGActgagggcagcttacaacatataaaaacagcagCTAAAACCAATTGATTAAAAGCTAAAcagtctaaa
This DNA window, taken from Erythrolamprus reginae isolate rEryReg1 chromosome 7, rEryReg1.hap1, whole genome shotgun sequence, encodes the following:
- the CYP26B1 gene encoding cytochrome P450 26B1, with protein sequence MLLAGFELLSALATAAACLASLTLLLAVSQQLWQLRWAATRDKSCKLPIPKGTMGFPLVGETFHWLLQGPGFQSSRRERYGNVFKTHLLGRPLIRVTGAENVRKILMGEHSLVSTEWPRSTRLLLGPNTVANSIGDVHRHKRKVFSKLFSHEALESYLPKIRQVIQETLRAWGRNPEPINVYHEAQKLTFHMAIRVLLGFRIPDGELGQMFEVYQQFVENVFSLPVDLPFSGYRKGIRARETLQRGLEKAIREKLQNPQGKDYLDALDLLIESGKEHGKELTMQELKDGTLELIFAAYATTASASTSLVMQLLKHPGVLERLREELRHGGLLHNGCLCEGALQLETVHSLQYLDCVIKEVLRLFTPISGGYRTVLQTFELDGFQIPKGWSIMYSIRDTHDTAPVFKDVDAFDPDRFGRERSEDRDGRFHYLPFGGGIRTCLGKHLAKLFLKVLAIELASTSRFELATRTFPPITLVPVVHPVDGLKVKFFGLDSNQNEILTEKEALLGATV